A stretch of the Mycolicibacterium celeriflavum genome encodes the following:
- the ipdC gene encoding (3aS,4S,5R,7aS)-5-hydroxy-7a-methyl-1-oxo-octahydro-1H-indene-4-carboxyl-CoA dehydrogenase, with product MSKLRTPLTELVGIDHPVVQTGMGWVAGARLVSATSNAGGLGILASATMTLEELQTAVTKVKSATDRPFGINIRADAGDAGERIDLLIREGVKVASFALAPKPDLIARLKEAGVVVIPSVGLAKHAKKVAGWGADAVIVQGGEGGGHTGPIATTLLLPSVLDAVDIPVVAAGGFFDGRGLAAALSYGAAGVAMGTRFLLTSDSTVPDAVKRRYLESGLDGTVVSTRVDGMPHRVLRTGLVEKLESGSRLRGFSAAVRNAQKFKKMSGMTWRSMIRDGLEMRHGKELTWSQVVMAANTPMLLKAGLVEGNTDAGVLASGQVAGMLDDLPSCAELIESIVADAVKHLRAANSYVE from the coding sequence ATGAGTAAGTTGCGCACGCCGTTGACCGAGCTGGTCGGCATCGACCATCCGGTGGTTCAGACCGGCATGGGCTGGGTGGCGGGTGCGCGGCTGGTCTCGGCGACCTCCAATGCCGGCGGTCTGGGGATCCTCGCGTCGGCGACCATGACGCTCGAGGAACTGCAGACCGCGGTCACCAAGGTGAAGAGCGCGACGGACAGGCCGTTCGGTATCAACATCCGCGCGGACGCGGGCGACGCCGGCGAGCGCATCGATCTGCTGATCCGCGAGGGCGTCAAGGTCGCGTCGTTCGCGTTGGCGCCCAAACCCGACCTGATCGCCAGGCTCAAAGAGGCTGGCGTCGTGGTGATTCCGTCGGTGGGCCTGGCCAAGCACGCCAAGAAAGTGGCTGGCTGGGGCGCCGACGCGGTGATCGTGCAGGGCGGTGAGGGCGGCGGTCACACTGGGCCGATCGCGACGACGCTGCTGTTGCCGTCGGTGCTCGACGCGGTGGACATCCCGGTCGTGGCGGCCGGAGGCTTCTTCGACGGCCGCGGACTCGCGGCGGCGCTGTCTTATGGCGCGGCAGGCGTCGCGATGGGCACTCGATTCTTGTTGACGTCGGACTCGACGGTGCCGGACGCGGTCAAGCGGCGATATCTCGAGTCGGGATTGGACGGCACGGTCGTCTCGACCCGCGTCGACGGAATGCCGCACCGGGTGTTGCGCACCGGCCTGGTGGAAAAACTCGAGAGCGGATCGCGCCTGCGCGGATTCTCCGCGGCAGTGCGTAACGCCCAGAAGTTCAAGAAGATGTCGGGCATGACGTGGCGGTCGATGATCCGCGACGGCCTCGAGATGCGGCACGGCAAGGAGTTGACGTGGTCGCAGGTCGTGATGGCGGCCAATACCCCGATGCTGTTGAAGGCCGGCCTGGTCGAGGGCAACACCGACGCTGGTGTCCTTGCATCTGGTCAGGTCGCGGGCATGTTGGACGATCTACCGTCGTGTGCCGAGCTGATCGAGTCGATCGTGGCAGACGCGGTCAAGCACCTGCGGGCGGCCAACTCGTACGTTGAGTGA
- a CDS encoding steroid 3-ketoacyl-CoA thiolase, which produces MGNPVIVEATRSPIGKRNGWLSGLHATELLGATQKALVEKAGIDAGDVEQVVGGCVTQYGEQSNNITRVSWLVAGLPEHVGAMTVDCQCGSGQQANGLIAGLIAAGAIDIGIGCGIEAMSRVGLGANAGPDRSILRPESWDIDLPDQFTAAERIAKRRGITREEIDRFGFDSQRKAKQAWAEGRFDREISGIEAPVLDEQKQPTSERHIVTRDQGLRDTTLEGLAGLKPVLEGGIHTAGTSSQISDGAAAVLWMDEDVAKAHGLRPRARIVSQALVGAEPYYHLDGPVQSTAKVLEKAGMKMGDIDIVEINEAFASVVLSWARVHEPDMDRVNVNGGAIALGHPVGSTGSRLITTALHELERTDKSTALITMCAGGALSTGTIIERI; this is translated from the coding sequence ATGGGTAACCCTGTCATCGTTGAAGCCACCCGCAGCCCGATCGGAAAGCGCAATGGCTGGCTGTCTGGCCTGCACGCCACCGAGTTGCTCGGCGCCACCCAGAAAGCTCTCGTCGAGAAGGCCGGCATCGATGCCGGCGACGTCGAGCAGGTCGTCGGTGGCTGCGTCACACAGTACGGCGAGCAGTCGAACAACATCACCCGGGTGAGCTGGCTGGTGGCCGGCCTGCCCGAACACGTCGGCGCGATGACGGTCGACTGCCAGTGCGGCAGCGGGCAGCAGGCCAACGGGCTGATCGCGGGCCTGATCGCGGCGGGCGCCATCGACATCGGCATCGGCTGCGGCATCGAGGCGATGAGCCGGGTCGGGTTGGGCGCCAACGCCGGCCCCGATCGCAGCATCCTGCGGCCGGAATCGTGGGACATCGACCTGCCCGACCAGTTCACCGCCGCCGAGCGGATCGCCAAGCGTCGCGGCATCACCCGTGAGGAGATCGACCGGTTCGGCTTCGACTCGCAGCGCAAGGCCAAGCAGGCGTGGGCCGAAGGCCGGTTCGACCGGGAGATCAGCGGCATCGAGGCGCCGGTGCTCGACGAGCAGAAGCAGCCGACCAGCGAACGCCACATCGTGACCCGCGACCAGGGGCTGCGCGACACCACGCTGGAGGGTCTCGCGGGGCTGAAGCCGGTGCTCGAGGGTGGTATCCACACCGCCGGCACGTCCTCACAGATTTCCGACGGCGCCGCCGCGGTGCTGTGGATGGACGAAGACGTGGCCAAGGCCCACGGCCTGCGACCGCGCGCCCGCATCGTCAGCCAGGCGCTGGTCGGCGCAGAGCCCTACTACCACCTCGACGGGCCGGTGCAGTCCACGGCGAAGGTGCTCGAGAAGGCCGGCATGAAGATGGGTGACATCGACATCGTCGAGATCAACGAGGCGTTCGCCTCGGTCGTGCTGTCCTGGGCGCGGGTGCACGAGCCGGACATGGACCGCGTGAATGTCAACGGCGGCGCGATCGCGCTCGGCCATCCCGTGGGAAGCACCGGCAGCCGGCTGATCACCACCGCCCTGCACGAGTTGGAGCGCACCGACAAGAGCACCGCGCTGATCACGATGTGTGCCGGCGGCGCGCTGTCCACCGGCACGATCATCGAACGGATCTGA
- the ipdA gene encoding cholesterol ring-cleaving hydrolase subunit IpdA, with translation MSDKRTTLDDAVSSIRSGMTVGIGGWGSRRKPMAFVRALLRTDVTDLTVVTYGGPDLGLLCSAGKIKRAYYGFVSLDSPPFYDPWFAKARTSGAIEAREMDEGMLRCGLQAAAQRLPFLPIRAGLGSDVRTFWGDELKTVTSPYPTGDGYEELIAMPALSLDAAFVHMNLGDAQGNAAYTGIDPYFDDLYLMAADQRFLSVERVVATEELVKAVPPQALLINRMMVDTVVEAPNSAHFTTAEPDYRRDEKFQRHYAEAAGSDESWQQFVQTYLSGTEADYQAAVRKFGESK, from the coding sequence ATGAGCGACAAGAGAACGACTCTGGACGACGCAGTCTCTTCGATTCGCAGCGGCATGACCGTCGGCATCGGCGGGTGGGGATCGCGCCGCAAGCCGATGGCGTTCGTGCGCGCACTGCTGCGTACCGACGTCACCGACCTGACCGTTGTCACCTACGGCGGACCCGACCTGGGGCTGCTGTGCTCGGCGGGCAAGATCAAACGCGCCTACTACGGCTTCGTGTCGCTGGACTCGCCTCCGTTCTACGACCCGTGGTTCGCCAAGGCGCGCACCAGCGGTGCGATCGAGGCGCGCGAGATGGACGAGGGCATGCTGCGGTGTGGCCTGCAGGCCGCGGCGCAGCGGCTGCCGTTCCTGCCGATCCGAGCCGGGCTCGGCAGCGATGTGCGCACGTTCTGGGGCGACGAGTTGAAGACCGTGACGTCGCCGTACCCGACCGGTGACGGCTACGAAGAACTCATCGCGATGCCCGCGCTGAGCCTGGATGCCGCGTTCGTGCACATGAATCTCGGTGACGCACAGGGCAATGCGGCCTACACCGGTATCGACCCCTACTTCGACGACCTGTACCTTATGGCCGCCGACCAGCGGTTCCTGTCGGTCGAGCGGGTGGTCGCGACCGAGGAACTGGTCAAGGCCGTGCCGCCGCAGGCGCTGCTGATCAACCGGATGATGGTCGACACCGTCGTCGAGGCCCCGAACAGCGCGCACTTCACCACGGCTGAACCGGATTACCGTCGCGACGAGAAGTTCCAGCGGCACTACGCCGAGGCAGCGGGTTCCGACGAGTCGTGGCAGCAGTTCGTGCAGACCTATCTGTCGGGTACCGAGGCCGATTATCAAGCGGCCGTGCGCAAGTTTGGAGAGAGCAAGTGA
- a CDS encoding cytochrome P450 — protein MPCPNIPNDFDFLDATLNLERLPVEELAELRKSEPVHWVDVPGGTGGFGDKGYWLVTKHADVKEVSKRNEVFGSSPDGAIPVWPQDMTRDAIDLQKAVLLNMDAPQHTRLRKIISRGFTPRAVGRLEDELRSRAQKIAETAAAEESGDFVEQVSCELPLQAIAELLGVPQDDRDKIFRWSNEMTAGEDPEYADVDPAVSSFELIQYAMKMAEERAKNPTEDIVTKLIEADIEGEKLSDDEFGFFVVMLAVAGNETTRNSITHGMIAFSRNPEQWELYKRERPETAADEIVRWATPVSAFQRTALEDVELGGVQIKKGQRVVMSYRSANFDDEVFENPHKFDIMRDPNPHVGFGGTGAHYCIGANLAKMTINLIFNAVADHMPDLKAIGEPERLKSGWLNGIKHWQVDYTGKCPVAK, from the coding sequence ATGCCTTGTCCGAACATTCCCAACGACTTTGATTTTCTCGACGCGACCCTGAACCTGGAGCGCCTGCCCGTCGAGGAGCTTGCCGAGCTGCGGAAGTCCGAGCCGGTGCACTGGGTCGACGTGCCGGGCGGCACGGGAGGCTTCGGCGACAAGGGCTACTGGCTGGTGACCAAGCATGCCGACGTCAAAGAGGTGTCGAAGCGCAACGAGGTCTTCGGCAGCTCCCCGGACGGCGCCATTCCGGTCTGGCCGCAGGACATGACGCGGGACGCGATCGACCTGCAGAAGGCGGTCCTGTTGAACATGGACGCGCCTCAGCACACCCGTCTTCGCAAGATCATCTCGCGCGGCTTCACGCCCCGCGCCGTGGGACGGCTCGAAGACGAACTGCGGTCTCGCGCGCAGAAGATCGCCGAGACCGCCGCGGCCGAGGAATCCGGCGACTTCGTCGAACAGGTGTCGTGTGAACTGCCGCTGCAGGCCATCGCCGAACTGCTCGGTGTGCCGCAGGACGACCGCGACAAGATCTTCCGCTGGTCCAACGAGATGACCGCCGGTGAAGACCCCGAGTACGCCGACGTCGATCCCGCGGTGTCGTCGTTCGAGTTGATCCAGTACGCGATGAAGATGGCCGAGGAGCGGGCCAAGAATCCCACCGAAGACATCGTCACCAAGCTGATCGAGGCCGATATCGAGGGCGAGAAGCTCTCCGACGACGAGTTCGGGTTCTTCGTGGTGATGCTCGCGGTGGCGGGCAACGAGACCACCCGCAACTCGATCACCCACGGCATGATCGCGTTTTCACGGAACCCCGAGCAGTGGGAGCTGTACAAGCGGGAACGGCCCGAAACCGCCGCGGACGAGATCGTCCGCTGGGCCACCCCGGTTTCGGCGTTCCAGCGCACCGCTCTGGAGGACGTCGAGCTGGGCGGCGTGCAGATCAAGAAGGGGCAGCGGGTCGTGATGTCCTACCGCTCGGCCAACTTCGACGACGAGGTATTCGAGAACCCGCACAAGTTCGACATAATGCGCGACCCCAACCCGCACGTCGGCTTCGGTGGCACCGGCGCCCACTATTGCATCGGCGCGAACCTGGCGAAGATGACCATCAACCTGATCTTCAACGCGGTCGCCGACCACATGCCCGACCTCAAGGCGATCGGCGAGCCGGAGCGGCTCAAGTCCGGTTGGCTCAACGGCATCAAGCACTGGCAGGTGGACTACACCGGCAAGTGCCCAGTCGCGAAGTAG
- the echA20 gene encoding (7aS)-7a-methyl-1,5-dioxo-2,3,5,6,7,7a-hexahydro-1H-indene-carboxyl-CoA hydrolase, producing the protein MTIAHTITEPGIVSVTVDYPPVNAIPSRGWFELADAITAAGRDQSTHVVILRAEGRGFNAGVDIKEMQNTEGFTALIDANRGCYEAFRAVYECAVPVVAAVNGFCVGGGIGLVGNADVIVASDDAKFGLPEVERGALGAATHLSRLVPQHMMRRLFFTAATVDAATLHHFGSVHEVVPRGELDEAALRVARDIAAKDTRVIRAAKEALNFIDVQHVNSSYRMEQGFTFELNLAGVSDEHRDAFAGTDKGTK; encoded by the coding sequence ATGACAATCGCTCATACCATCACCGAACCGGGCATCGTCTCGGTCACCGTCGACTACCCCCCGGTCAATGCGATCCCCTCACGCGGTTGGTTCGAGCTGGCCGACGCGATCACCGCCGCGGGACGGGACCAGAGCACCCACGTCGTGATCCTGCGCGCCGAGGGCCGAGGCTTCAACGCCGGTGTCGACATCAAGGAGATGCAGAACACCGAAGGTTTCACCGCGCTGATCGACGCCAACCGCGGCTGCTATGAAGCGTTCCGCGCGGTCTACGAGTGCGCGGTGCCCGTCGTCGCCGCGGTGAACGGCTTCTGCGTCGGCGGCGGTATCGGCCTGGTCGGCAACGCGGACGTCATCGTCGCCTCCGACGACGCGAAGTTCGGACTGCCCGAGGTCGAGCGTGGCGCGCTCGGCGCGGCCACCCACTTGTCGCGATTGGTGCCCCAGCACATGATGCGGCGACTGTTCTTCACCGCCGCCACCGTGGACGCGGCAACCCTGCACCACTTCGGTTCTGTGCACGAGGTGGTGCCGCGCGGCGAACTCGACGAGGCCGCACTGCGCGTCGCCCGAGACATCGCCGCCAAGGACACCAGGGTCATCCGGGCGGCCAAGGAGGCGCTGAACTTCATCGACGTGCAGCACGTGAACTCGAGCTACCGCATGGAGCAGGGCTTCACATTCGAGCTGAACCTCGCGGGGGTCTCCGACGAGCACCGCGACGCGTTCGCCGGAACCGACAAGGGAACCAAATGA
- a CDS encoding nitroreductase family deazaflavin-dependent oxidoreductase: MPNSRPRFMDTKASDFFIKWMSKINTALYRRNNGEGLGGEVQGIPVALLTTTGRKTGEPRVSPLYFHRDGDKVIVAASKGGSDKHPMWYLNLKADPKVTVQIKSEVLELIARDATEEERARYWPRLVQMYPTYDDYQSWTDRRIPLVVCEPR, translated from the coding sequence ATGCCAAATTCGCGGCCCCGGTTCATGGACACCAAAGCGTCCGACTTCTTCATCAAGTGGATGTCGAAGATCAACACCGCCCTGTACCGCCGCAACAACGGCGAGGGGCTCGGCGGCGAGGTCCAGGGCATCCCGGTGGCGCTGCTGACGACGACCGGCCGCAAGACCGGTGAACCGCGGGTGAGTCCGCTGTACTTCCACCGTGACGGCGACAAGGTGATCGTGGCCGCGTCCAAGGGCGGAAGTGACAAGCACCCGATGTGGTACCTGAACCTCAAGGCCGACCCGAAAGTCACGGTGCAGATCAAAAGCGAAGTGCTCGAACTGATCGCGCGCGACGCCACCGAGGAAGAGCGGGCACGGTACTGGCCTCGGCTCGTCCAGATGTACCCGACCTACGACGATTACCAGTCCTGGACGGACCGGCGGATCCCGTTGGTGGTCTGCGAACCCCGGTAG
- a CDS encoding SatD family protein, whose translation MIDVKLSASSVRATLIGDVVGSRRVADRAAAHRAINDTLADVASGAIDPPAFTVGDEFQGTFPTVGEAIDAALAIRLAVEPSIDVRFGIGWGEVTVLDPEAGIQDGPGWWAAREAIEWTAAAQRQPGLASVRTSFRAAADSRSDIDAVNAALLCRDHLLGSLDDRSVRIVKGLLTDQTKKDIAAAEGVSASAVSQRAGRDGLDLIVVASRLLRGVP comes from the coding sequence ATGATCGACGTGAAGCTTTCTGCTTCATCAGTGCGGGCTACGCTGATCGGCGACGTGGTCGGCTCGCGCCGTGTTGCCGACCGCGCCGCCGCGCACCGCGCAATCAATGACACGCTGGCCGACGTGGCCAGCGGCGCGATCGATCCGCCCGCGTTCACAGTCGGCGACGAATTCCAGGGCACCTTTCCGACGGTCGGCGAGGCAATCGACGCGGCTTTGGCCATCCGGCTGGCCGTCGAGCCCAGCATCGACGTCCGGTTCGGCATCGGGTGGGGTGAAGTCACCGTGCTCGACCCGGAGGCGGGCATCCAGGACGGACCGGGCTGGTGGGCGGCGCGAGAGGCGATCGAATGGACAGCGGCCGCGCAGCGACAGCCAGGATTGGCGTCGGTGCGGACATCGTTCCGCGCGGCCGCCGACAGCAGGTCGGACATCGACGCCGTCAACGCCGCGCTGTTGTGTCGGGACCATCTGCTTGGATCGCTCGATGACCGCTCAGTACGGATTGTGAAGGGACTGTTGACCGATCAGACGAAGAAGGACATCGCCGCGGCCGAGGGCGTCAGCGCCTCGGCGGTGTCGCAACGTGCGGGCCGCGACGGGTTGGACCTGATCGTGGTCGCCTCGCGCCTTCTGCGGGGTGTGCCGTGA
- a CDS encoding SDR family oxidoreductase, whose translation MTDLQDINLGLEDRVVLVTGGVRGVGAGISAVFAGQGASVVTCARRPVEGLPYEFHPCDVRDDDAVGALIQTIVDRHGRLDVVVNNAGGSPYVLAAEASAKFSRKIVELNLLGPLSVSTHANAVMQTQERGGSIINIASVSGRRPTPGTAPYGAAKAGMESITATLAVEWAPKVRVNSVVVGMVVTEQSELFYGDADSIAAISQNVPLGRLAEPADVGWAAAFLASDAASYISGASLEVHGGGEPPHYLATTTADIK comes from the coding sequence GTGACCGACCTGCAAGACATAAACCTCGGACTCGAGGACAGGGTGGTCCTGGTTACCGGCGGAGTACGCGGCGTCGGCGCGGGGATCAGCGCGGTGTTCGCCGGCCAGGGTGCCAGCGTGGTGACCTGTGCCCGTCGACCGGTCGAGGGCCTGCCGTACGAGTTCCACCCGTGCGATGTGCGTGACGACGACGCGGTGGGCGCGCTGATCCAGACCATCGTCGACCGGCACGGACGCCTCGATGTCGTGGTGAACAATGCGGGCGGTTCGCCCTACGTGCTCGCCGCCGAAGCGTCGGCGAAATTCAGCAGGAAGATCGTCGAACTGAACCTCCTTGGCCCGCTGTCGGTCTCCACGCACGCGAACGCGGTGATGCAGACACAGGAACGCGGTGGATCGATCATCAACATTGCCAGCGTCAGCGGTCGCAGACCTACGCCGGGCACCGCGCCCTACGGCGCTGCCAAAGCAGGTATGGAAAGCATCACCGCCACGCTCGCCGTCGAATGGGCACCCAAGGTCCGGGTGAACTCGGTGGTGGTCGGCATGGTCGTAACCGAGCAGTCCGAATTGTTCTACGGAGACGCGGATTCCATCGCGGCGATCTCACAGAACGTCCCACTCGGCCGACTCGCCGAGCCGGCCGACGTGGGCTGGGCTGCCGCATTCCTGGCGTCCGACGCGGCCTCCTACATCAGCGGCGCATCGCTCGAAGTCCACGGCGGCGGCGAGCCGCCCCATTACCTGGCAACCACCACTGCCGACATCAAATAA
- a CDS encoding acyl-CoA dehydrogenase family protein, which produces MDFSPDEGQQAVADVVNSVLGRDNSWDALVSGGVSALAVPERLGGDGVGLPEVATALTEIGRHGTISPALATLGLGLLPLLDAATEEQQDRYLAGVAKGAVLSAALNEPGAPLPDRPRVTLANGRLSGTKVAVPYAEQADWLVVTADTGVAVVSPKAEGVTVAKTPTSNHGDEYSVTFTDAVVDGVLDGAEARRVNQLALAAIGAFASGLVAGALRLTADYVANREQFGKPLSTFQTVAAQLAEVYIASRTLTLASNSVTWRLSEGRDADDDIDILGYWLASQAPPVMQLCHHLHGGMGMDITYPMDRYYSSIKDLARLVGGPSHRLDTVGAALGERWGHGRRPGDDGR; this is translated from the coding sequence GTGGACTTCAGTCCAGACGAAGGGCAGCAGGCTGTCGCCGACGTGGTGAACTCGGTGCTCGGTCGTGACAACAGTTGGGACGCGCTGGTTTCCGGCGGCGTGAGCGCACTGGCCGTGCCCGAGCGCCTCGGCGGCGACGGGGTCGGTTTGCCCGAGGTGGCCACGGCGCTCACCGAGATCGGCAGGCACGGCACCATCAGCCCCGCGCTGGCCACCCTGGGTCTCGGGTTGCTGCCGCTCCTGGACGCGGCGACCGAAGAGCAACAGGACCGCTATCTCGCCGGGGTGGCGAAAGGCGCCGTGCTCTCGGCCGCCCTCAACGAACCCGGAGCGCCGCTGCCGGATCGTCCGAGGGTGACGCTCGCCAACGGCAGACTCAGCGGCACCAAAGTCGCGGTGCCCTATGCGGAGCAAGCGGATTGGCTCGTCGTGACCGCCGATACCGGGGTCGCCGTGGTGTCCCCGAAGGCGGAGGGCGTGACGGTGGCCAAGACGCCGACGTCGAACCACGGCGACGAGTACTCGGTGACGTTCACCGACGCGGTGGTCGACGGAGTGCTCGACGGCGCCGAAGCCCGCCGGGTCAACCAGTTGGCGCTCGCCGCGATCGGTGCCTTTGCGTCCGGTCTGGTCGCGGGTGCACTGCGGTTGACCGCCGACTATGTGGCCAACCGGGAGCAGTTCGGCAAGCCGCTGTCGACCTTCCAGACGGTCGCCGCGCAGCTGGCCGAGGTCTACATCGCCTCTCGCACATTGACTTTGGCGTCGAACTCGGTGACCTGGCGGCTCTCGGAGGGCCGCGACGCCGACGACGACATCGACATCCTCGGCTACTGGCTGGCCTCCCAGGCGCCGCCGGTGATGCAGCTGTGTCATCACCTACACGGCGGGATGGGTATGGACATCACGTACCCGATGGACCGCTACTACTCCTCGATCAAGGACCTCGCCCGCCTGGTGGGTGGTCCGTCACACCGGCTCGACACGGTGGGAGCCGCACTGGGCGAGCGATGGGGCCACGGCCGGAGGCCAGGGGACGACGGGAGATAG
- the ipdB gene encoding cholesterol ring-cleaving hydrolase subunit IpdB, producing MMSVSRAEICAVACAELFRDAGEIMVSPMTTMVSIGARLARLTFSPDILLTDGEARLLADTPALGAAGAIEGWMPFGRVFETLTWGRRHVVMGANQIDRYGNQNLSAFGPLQQPTRQMFGVRGAPGNTINHATSYWVGNHSKRVFGDSVDVVSGIGWDKVDPDNPAYRFVNVYRVVTNLGVFDFNGPDHQMRAVSLHPGVQAEQVAENTSFEVHGLDSVEETRLPTESEQKLIREVIDPKGLRDKEIRS from the coding sequence GTGATGTCGGTGTCCCGTGCCGAAATATGCGCCGTCGCGTGCGCCGAACTCTTCCGCGACGCCGGCGAGATCATGGTGAGCCCGATGACGACCATGGTGTCGATCGGCGCCCGGTTGGCCCGGTTGACCTTCTCCCCCGACATCCTGCTGACCGACGGTGAGGCGCGCCTGCTGGCCGACACACCCGCCCTCGGCGCCGCCGGCGCGATCGAGGGGTGGATGCCGTTCGGCCGGGTCTTCGAGACACTGACGTGGGGTCGACGGCATGTGGTCATGGGCGCCAACCAGATTGACCGCTACGGCAACCAGAATCTCTCGGCGTTCGGACCCCTGCAGCAGCCGACTCGCCAGATGTTCGGTGTGCGCGGTGCGCCCGGCAACACCATCAACCACGCGACCAGCTACTGGGTCGGCAACCACTCGAAGCGGGTGTTCGGCGACTCCGTCGACGTGGTCTCGGGCATCGGCTGGGACAAGGTGGATCCGGACAACCCGGCCTACCGGTTCGTCAACGTGTACCGGGTGGTGACCAATCTCGGCGTGTTCGACTTCAACGGCCCCGACCATCAGATGCGGGCGGTGTCGCTGCATCCCGGCGTTCAGGCGGAACAGGTCGCCGAGAACACTTCGTTCGAGGTACACGGATTGGACTCGGTGGAGGAGACTCGACTGCCCACCGAGAGTGAGCAGAAGCTGATCCGCGAGGTGATCGATCCGAAAGGTTTGCGGGACAAGGAAATACGGTCATGA
- a CDS encoding SDR family oxidoreductase, which translates to MGLLDGRVVIVTGSGGGIGRAHALAFAAEGARVVVNDIGVGLDGSPAGGGSAAQTVVDEITAAGGQAVANGANVADWSQAEGLIQAAVDTFGGLDVLVNNAGIVRDRMFANTSEEEFDAVIAVHLKGHFATMRHAAAYWRAQSKAGNPVDARIINTSSGAGLQGSVGQANYSAAKAGIAALTLVASAEMGRYGVTVNAIAPSARTRMTETVFAEMMATQDQDFDAMAPENISPLVVWLGSVESKDITGRMFEVEGGVIRVAEGWAHGPQVDKGARWDPAELGPVVADLLGKAREPVPVYGA; encoded by the coding sequence ATGGGATTGCTCGACGGTCGTGTGGTCATCGTGACGGGATCGGGCGGCGGCATCGGACGCGCGCATGCGCTGGCGTTCGCCGCCGAGGGCGCCCGCGTGGTGGTCAACGACATCGGCGTCGGCCTGGACGGGTCACCCGCCGGCGGCGGTAGCGCAGCGCAGACCGTCGTCGACGAGATCACCGCCGCCGGAGGACAAGCCGTCGCCAACGGTGCCAACGTCGCAGACTGGTCCCAGGCCGAGGGCCTCATTCAGGCGGCTGTCGACACGTTCGGCGGGCTCGATGTCCTGGTCAACAACGCAGGCATCGTTCGCGACCGGATGTTCGCCAACACCAGCGAAGAGGAGTTCGACGCCGTCATCGCCGTGCACCTCAAGGGGCACTTCGCCACGATGCGACATGCCGCGGCGTATTGGCGCGCACAGTCCAAGGCCGGCAACCCTGTTGATGCCCGGATCATCAACACGAGTTCGGGCGCCGGCCTGCAAGGCAGTGTGGGACAAGCGAATTACAGTGCGGCCAAGGCGGGCATCGCGGCGCTGACGCTGGTCGCGTCCGCGGAGATGGGCCGGTACGGCGTCACCGTCAATGCGATAGCGCCCTCGGCCCGTACCCGGATGACCGAGACCGTGTTCGCCGAGATGATGGCCACCCAGGACCAGGACTTCGATGCGATGGCACCGGAGAACATCTCGCCGCTGGTGGTCTGGCTGGGCAGCGTCGAGTCGAAGGACATCACCGGCCGCATGTTCGAGGTCGAGGGTGGCGTCATCCGGGTCGCAGAGGGCTGGGCGCACGGCCCGCAGGTGGACAAGGGAGCCCGGTGGGATCCCGCCGAATTGGGCCCCGTCGTCGCCGACCTGCTCGGCAAGGCGCGCGAACCGGTTCCGGTCTACGGCGCCTGA